The candidate division WOR-3 bacterium genome contains a region encoding:
- a CDS encoding 5-formyltetrahydrofolate cyclo-ligase produces the protein MTKDEIRFRIWDYMEKNNLITFPKPCYGRIPNFIGAESACSRLLEIPEFETAQCIFTAPDAVLIAARRLILASGKTLLVALPHITDYKEIKGKELADKAITIQGLKRYGQSPKTPADLFIQGSVAVDLKGNRLGKGKGYGDREYEELKIKNLLKPNAKVITIVHECQIVADFSYLVREKDVKVNYILTPQRIIEVDNL, from the coding sequence ATGACTAAGGACGAAATTCGTTTTCGTATTTGGGATTATATGGAAAAGAACAATCTTATTACTTTTCCTAAACCTTGTTATGGTAGAATTCCTAATTTTATTGGGGCGGAAAGTGCTTGTTCTCGATTGTTAGAAATCCCTGAGTTTGAGACTGCGCAATGTATTTTTACGGCACCTGATGCCGTCTTAATTGCTGCCCGAAGATTAATTTTAGCAAGTGGTAAGACGCTGTTAGTAGCCTTGCCTCATATAACGGATTATAAAGAAATTAAAGGCAAAGAACTCGCAGATAAGGCAATTACAATTCAAGGACTTAAAAGATATGGCCAATCACCTAAAACACCAGCGGATTTATTTATTCAAGGTAGTGTTGCGGTCGATCTAAAAGGTAATCGTTTGGGCAAAGGTAAAGGTTATGGTGATAGAGAATATGAGGAACTAAAAATCAAAAATTTATTAAAACCCAATGCCAAAGTTATAACAATTGTTCACGAATGTCAGATTGTTGCGGATTTTTCTTATTTAGTAAGAGAAAAAGATGTAAAAGTTAATTATATCCTAACACCACAAAGGATTATTGAAGTTGACAATTTATAA